A single genomic interval of Pyrus communis chromosome 5, drPyrComm1.1, whole genome shotgun sequence harbors:
- the LOC137735049 gene encoding auxin response factor 18-like, translating to MITVMDSVREPLRSNSEKWLDSQFWHACAGGMVQMPPINSKVFYFPQGHAEYTHGKVDFGNSRIPPLILSKISAIRYMADPETDEVFAKMRLIPVRESGFDLEDDGFVGNNGTVENPEKPTSFAKTLTQSDANNGGGFSVPRYCAETIFPRLDYSAEPPVQTILAKDVHGEIWKFRHIYRGTPRRHLLTTGWSNFVNQKKLVAGDSIVFFRAENGDLCVGIRRAKRGIGGGPEYPSGWNTTAGNSGSEYGGYSGFSRENGNKVFEKGSSDDAKGKMRAEFVIEAATLAANGQPFEVVYYPRESTPEFCVKASAVRDAMQIRWCSGMRFKMPFETEDSSRISWFMGTVSSIQVADPICWPESPWRLLQVSWDEPDLLQNVKRVSPWLVELVPSIPSIHPSPFSPPRKKLRLQHNSDYSLVGQLSVPSVCSNFLNSSNPLCNVSDNQSAGIQGARQAQFGLSSSELFFNKLQSGLFPIGFQQLRHFAPLETIGGSFMRKAESNDNISCCPTQSLKDNDEIKTPHIVLFGQLIVTGQHISKSSSGDDSDGHPKKATNCSDGSGSTSHRHGSVENCSDGGSPWKTDDSDLSLETGYCKVCIDSGDVGTLDLSVLRSYQELYGKLAGMFGKESSKMLRNVLYRDASGVVKHTGDEPFGDFLKTAKRLYMA from the exons ATGATTACAGTTATGGATTCTGTAAGAGAACCATTGAGGAGCAACTCAGAGAAATGGCTGGATTCTCAATTCTGGCACGCCTGCGCCGGCGGCATGGTTCAAATGCCGCCCATTAACTCTAAAGTCTTCTACTTTCCTCAGGGCCATGCTGAGTACACCCATGGGAAAGTGGATTTTGGGAATTCTAGaattccaccactcattctctcCAAGATATCTGCTATCAGATACATGGCAGATCCCGAAACAGATGAGGTTTTTGCGAAAATGAGGCTGATTCCGGTGAGAGAGAGTGGTTTTGATCTTGAGGATGATGGGTTTGTGGGAAACAATGGAACAGTTGAGAATCCGGAGAAACCCACATCATTTGCCAAGACATTGACCCAATCTGATGCTAACAATGGGGGAGGCTTCTCTGTGCCTCGTTACTGTGCGGAGACCATCTTCCCGCGCTTGGATTACTCGGCTGAGCCTCCTGTTCAGACCATTCTTGCAAAGGATGTGCATGGCGAGATTTGGAAGTTTAGGCATATCTATAGAGGTACTCCTCGGCGTCACCTTTTGACAACGGGGTGGAGTAATTTCGTGAATCAGAAGAAGCTTGTTGCTGGGGATTCCATTGTGTTTTTCAGAGCGGAAAATGGTGATCTCTGTGTTGGGATTAGAAGGGCTAAGAGGGGAATTGGCGGTGGACCTGAATACCCATCTGGATGGAATACTACTGCTGGAAATTCTGGCTCTGAATATGGGGGTTATTCTGGCTTTTCAAGGGAGAATGGTAATAAAGTGTTTGAAAAAGGTTCGAGTGATGATGCCAAGGGAAAAATGAGGGCTGAATTTGTTATAGAAGCTGCAACTCTTGCTGCCAATGGCCAGCCCTTTGAGGTTGTGTACTATCCCCGTGAAAGCACACCGGAGTTTTGTGTTAAGGCTTCAGCTGTGAGAGATGCAATGCAAATACGGTGGTGCTCAGGAATGAGGTTCAAAATGCCCTTTGAAACTGAGGATTCTTCTCGGATAAGCTGGTTCATGGGAACCGTATCTTCTATTCAGGTTGCAGATCCCATCTGTTGGCCCGAGTCTCCATGGCGTCTTCTACAG gtttcatGGGATGAGCCAGATTTGCTCCAAAATGTGAAACGTGTTAGCCCATGGTTGGTTGAATTGGTACCGAGCAtaccatccatccatccatctccctTCTCGCCTCCAAGAAAGAAGTTGCGGCTTCAACATAACTCAGACTATTCCCTTGTTGGCCAACTTTCCGTGCCATCAGTTTGTAGCAACTTCCTAAATTCGAGCAACCCCTTATGTAATGTATCGGACAACCAATCTGCAGGCATACAGGGAGCCAGGCAAGCTCAGTTTGGACTATCTTCATCGGAGCTCTTCTTCAACAAATTGCAATCGGGTCTGTTTCCAATTGGGTTTCAACAACTTCGTCATTTTGCCCCTCTTGAAACCATTGGGGGCAGCTTTATGCGCAAAGCTGAAAGCAATGATAATATCTCTTGTTGTCCCACTCAAAGTTTGAAGGATAATGATGAGATAAAGACACCTCACATAGTATTATTCGGTCAGCTAATTGTTACAGGGCAACATATATCTAAGAGCTCATCCGGTGATGATTCAGATGGACATCCAAAGAAAGCAACAAATTGTTCTGATGGCTCTGGTTCTACGTCACATCGCCATGGTTCAGTGGAAAATTGTTCTGATGGAGGGTCTCCTTGGAAGACAGATGACAGCGATCTTAGTTTGGAGACTGGTTATTGCAAAGTGTGTATTGATTCAGGGGATGTGGGGACTCTTGATCTCTCTGTCCTTAGATCATACCAAGAATTGTATGGAAAGCTAGCTGGTATGTTTGGCAAAGAAAGTTCAAAGATGTTAAGAAATGTGCTCTACCGAGATGCATCAGGTGTTGTTAAACACACCGGAGACGAGCCATTCGG TGACTTTTTGAAGACGGCAAAAAGACTTTATATGGCGTAA